From Mesobacillus boroniphilus, the proteins below share one genomic window:
- a CDS encoding helix-turn-helix transcriptional regulator codes for MKNKVKQLREQLGLTQAQLGQKVKVSRQAINAIEKNKFDPSIWLAYDLANFFNMTIEELFEFEESERK; via the coding sequence TTGAAAAACAAAGTAAAACAATTAAGGGAACAATTGGGCTTAACGCAAGCGCAACTAGGCCAAAAGGTAAAAGTATCACGCCAGGCGATTAATGCGATTGAAAAAAACAAGTTCGATCCTTCGATCTGGCTCGCCTATGATTTAGCGAATTTTTTCAATATGACCATTGAGGAATTATTTGAGTTTGAGGAGAGTGAGCGAAAGTGA
- a CDS encoding DUF3231 family protein, whose product MTKDRIQLTSSEIGTLWGEYVNGTMIDAVNRYMFTIIEDEAIKAIFEDAISTFERQKKQMVTFLENEGFPIPVGFSEADINKGAKKLFSDIFCLNYLHIMTLHGLIGHVTALGVSVRKDLRDFYDSCDNDGKQMYHQTIELLLEKGSFQRDPLFYPKKNPEFIENEDFTDGIFGKGRSLSATEIISISFNLKKSIMAKTLSIAFSQVAQSKEVKKFFTDSEKTADQQIQSFSKIMHQDNLPTPRSWETEVTTSTDSPFSDKLMMYHTGFLFQAAQVYHGTGLASAMRTDLITTYEGIILKNLMVTKKWFDIMEKNKWLEQPPLAPNRKELANENQ is encoded by the coding sequence ATGACCAAGGATAGAATACAACTTACTTCCTCTGAAATCGGAACCTTGTGGGGCGAATATGTAAACGGGACAATGATCGATGCAGTGAATCGATATATGTTCACAATTATTGAAGATGAAGCGATAAAAGCCATTTTTGAGGATGCCATTTCGACATTCGAACGACAGAAGAAACAAATGGTTACATTTTTAGAGAATGAAGGCTTTCCAATTCCCGTAGGATTTAGTGAAGCAGATATAAATAAAGGAGCAAAAAAATTGTTCTCCGACATCTTTTGCTTGAATTACTTACATATCATGACATTGCATGGGTTGATTGGACATGTCACTGCCTTAGGCGTTTCTGTCAGAAAAGACTTACGGGATTTTTACGATTCATGCGATAACGACGGAAAACAAATGTACCACCAGACAATTGAACTATTACTTGAGAAAGGCAGTTTTCAAAGAGACCCTTTATTTTATCCTAAAAAAAACCCTGAATTCATTGAGAATGAAGATTTTACGGATGGAATTTTCGGGAAAGGAAGAAGTTTATCTGCCACAGAAATTATAAGTATTTCTTTCAACCTAAAAAAGAGTATTATGGCAAAAACTCTTTCAATTGCTTTCAGTCAAGTTGCACAGTCAAAAGAAGTTAAAAAGTTTTTTACGGATTCAGAGAAAACAGCTGACCAACAAATACAATCTTTTTCCAAAATCATGCACCAGGATAATTTGCCAACTCCTCGGTCGTGGGAGACAGAAGTCACTACATCAACGGACTCTCCTTTTTCAGATAAACTGATGATGTATCATACCGGCTTCTTGTTCCAGGCTGCCCAAGTCTATCACGGTACCGGTTTGGCATCTGCCATGCGGACAGACCTTATAACTACTTACGAAGGCATCATTTTGAAAAATTTAATGGTGACAAAGAAATGGTTTGATATTATGGAAAAAAATAAATGGTTAGAACAACCTCCACTTGCTCCAAATCGAAAAGAACTCGCAAATGAAAACCAATAG
- a CDS encoding AI-2E family transporter, whose amino-acid sequence MTKSKVQFWLIQILLITTIIYVSTKISFMFEPIGIFISTVFFPILITGFLYFLLNPVVDFLQRKKVPRVVAILIIYVLFGALLVLAIGNLVPAVSKQATELANDLPVFADKTTEYFYDVVQSSEFKSFRDEQREMIDTVQERLIEYANTLPNKLTNGLKGFLGIVTNIAIILVTVPFLLFYMFKDGHRFPLAVSKFIPKDYRDEGLKILKETGETLAAYIQGQVTVASAVGILAFIGYLIIDLRYALIMALIVAFTNIIPYVGPIIGGAPAVLVAFFDSPTKALLVVIVILAAQQIEGNLLSPLILGKTLDTHPATIIIILLAAGNLAGVLGMVLAVPTYAVTKTIVLNLVRFLRARKRATITTEVT is encoded by the coding sequence TTGACTAAATCTAAAGTGCAATTTTGGCTGATTCAAATTTTGCTTATTACGACGATCATTTATGTTTCTACGAAGATTTCCTTTATGTTTGAACCTATCGGGATTTTTATTTCGACGGTGTTCTTTCCGATTCTGATTACTGGATTCCTCTATTTCCTGCTTAATCCGGTGGTGGATTTTTTGCAACGAAAGAAAGTACCGCGCGTGGTCGCAATATTGATCATTTATGTGCTGTTTGGGGCACTTCTGGTTCTGGCGATTGGAAATCTGGTTCCTGCGGTTTCTAAGCAGGCTACAGAGCTTGCGAATGACCTTCCTGTTTTCGCTGACAAGACGACTGAGTATTTTTACGATGTTGTTCAGTCTTCAGAGTTTAAAAGCTTCAGGGATGAGCAGCGGGAAATGATTGATACGGTCCAGGAGCGTTTGATTGAGTATGCTAATACTTTACCGAACAAGTTGACGAATGGGTTAAAGGGGTTCCTCGGCATTGTCACAAATATCGCAATCATTCTTGTGACGGTTCCGTTTTTATTGTTTTACATGTTCAAGGATGGGCATAGGTTTCCTCTAGCTGTGTCAAAGTTCATTCCGAAAGACTATCGCGATGAAGGGCTGAAAATCCTGAAAGAAACGGGTGAAACACTTGCGGCCTATATCCAGGGGCAGGTGACAGTCGCCTCAGCGGTTGGGATTTTGGCTTTTATCGGGTATCTGATCATTGATTTGCGATATGCCTTGATCATGGCGTTAATCGTCGCATTCACAAACATCATCCCTTATGTAGGACCGATTATAGGGGGAGCTCCGGCTGTACTGGTCGCGTTCTTCGATTCACCGACAAAAGCTTTGCTGGTGGTCATCGTCATCCTTGCGGCACAGCAAATTGAAGGGAATTTGCTGTCACCGCTTATCCTTGGAAAAACCCTGGATACCCATCCGGCAACGATTATCATTATTTTGCTGGCTGCCGGAAATCTGGCTGGCGTCCTTGGGATGGTGCTAGCTGTCCCAACCTATGCCGTCACAAAAACTATAGTATTGAACCTGGTCCGATTTTTAAGAGCAAGGAAAAGAGCAACGATTACCACAGAGGTAACTTGA